The genomic segment CCGCCGTCGTCCGCGAGGGCGCGGGCCGGCGCGAGGACGGTTTCCAGCGCCGTGTCCGATACCGTGCCCGCCGCTTCGAGACGCGCCACCGCGACGGCCGTTCGCACGTCGGCGGCGCCGGCCGCCCGTGCGGCCCCCAGCCCGCGGGCGTACGCCCGCGCCGCGTCCGGCAGCAGCTCCGCCACCCGCTCTGCCGGCAGGCCACCGTCGAGCAGCACCTCGGCGCAGCGGGCCGTGAACGCCGGCGACGACACCTGGGCGCCCCGCCGGATGAACACGTCCGGGGACGGCAGGAAGCTGTCCAGCACGATCCGGTCCCGCACCCGCGGCGGCAGGTGCGGCAGCTCGTACAGCCGGCCGACGCCCGGCATCAGCGCGAGGGTCGGCCCGGTACCGTCCGTCCGCGCCGCGGCTGCCGCGCCCGTGGCGTCGGCCGGTGCGAACAGGAGTCGGCAGCCCTGCGGGACGGCCGACATGCGCCGCGTTCCCGTCTCCACCGCCGGGGGACGGCCGGTGCCGAAATAGCACTCCTGCGTCCATGGGTCGGCCAGCGCGTACGACGCGGTCTCCGGGATGTCCTCCGGGCGACCCCGCAGCACGGCGACGCCCTCCTGACGGAACATCACTGCGGCGTGCTCGCCGGGGCCGCCGCGCTCCACCAGGACATGCCCGAGCCGCCGTCGCTGATCAGGTTCGAGGCGCAGGTAGCGGCTCCAAGCGTCCTCGAGCCGCACCGACGTGAGGAACGACGAGGCGCGCACCCGGCGTGGCGGCACGAGGATGTCCACGGGCGCGGCCGCGCACGTGCCGCGCCAGACGTCCCGGCACGCGTCCGTGAGGACGTCCAACGAGGGCTCCGGGTCGAACGCGGTGGCCGGCCGGATCTGCACCAGCCGCGTCCGCGTGGTCTCCACCCGCCGCAGCAGCGCCCCGCGCCACAGCGTCGTACCGGGCAGGCCGGTCAGCCAGGCCAGGCTGTTGTCACCGTCGCCCAGGCGCTGAGCGGAGGCGAAACCGAAGCCCAGCGACAGCTGGCCGACGAGCCGGTCGTCCGGCGCGAGCTCGGTGAGCCCGGTGACGGACACCGTGCCCGCGTCGGTCTCCAGCACCCACTCGGAGTCCAGGCGCGGCATGCCGAAACTGTGGTGGAGCCGCGTCAGCAGACCGCTCAGCGCGGCCACGTCCGCGTCGTCCAGCAGCGGTGTCTCCGCCGGGGAGACCGGCCGGTCCGCCACGACGGCCCGAGCCGCGTCCACGGTGTCGTCCGCGTCGCTGACGAGCGGCTGGACGAACGCGGCGATCGGGGAGGGGCGGTATCCGGGGTCGGTCAGCCGCTGCTGGGCGACGGCGTGCTCGCCGTACCCGCTGAAGACGACCGCTGCGACCGTGGCGTACAGGTCGTCGGGACGCGGGCACACCAGGCTCTCGTAGCCGCCCGCGTTGACGTTGTCCTCCTGGTCCTCCGCGCCCGAGCTGCGGACGATCCAGGGTGCCTCGCCGCACACCTCGCGGAGCAGTGCGGCGAGACCGGGATGCCGCTCGCGCAGGAATCCCGCGTACCCGGCAACGAGTTTCTTCTGCGACGTTCCCTCCGCGTCCGCCGCTGCGATGAATTCCCGGGCGTCGGCAGGGTTGAGCGGATACACCGGAAGGGCCACTTCGATGAATTCTGGATCGTGGTACAACCGGAGCAGTCGGGCGCATTTCATGCCGTATTTCTCGGCCTCATCGGATAACTCCTGCTCGGGCCCACCGGTGGTTCCGACAATCGCTGGGCTGTCCATGGAAAGGTGCCTCAATCTCTCTGGTCCTGGGTTCGGGGAATGGGGCCGGGTTCAGTCGTCGAGCAGCCGCGCCAGCCATCCGTCGGTGTCCGCCCGGTCGCGGCGGGCCTCACGCAGACCGTCCATCACGTTCCACGCCACCCGGTAGCGGGCCGCCTCGTCGACCGGTTCGGCGCCCGCGTACGCCGACAGCCGGTCGCAGACCCGGGTGAACCGCTGCTCGGCGTCCGTCAGCACGGCGTCGTCGAAGGCGGCCGACACGCTCTGGTTGTCGCCCGTGTAGAAGAGCAGGCCCTCGGCGTTCGCCGCCTCGTAGAAGGCGGCCTCCAGTTGCTCCGAGGCCGGAACGAACTGGAAGAATGTGCCGTCGCCCGCGATCTCCACAGGCAGCGCCGCGTCCTCGAGCGCTTTGCGGGCGTGGCGCAGGAACCGGTCGCCGGCCTCGCGCACCGCCCGCTGGGGCTCGCCGGTGGCGACCCGGTCGAGCACGGTGTCCGCCGCGGCCAGGATCGTCGGCTCGAAGAAGGAAGTGAACGACACCTCCTTCAGCGGCCTCAACAGCGCGCGGGGCCCGCCGACGGCGGATACGGCGTGCCCGTTGGCCATGCCCTTGGCGACCACCCATACGTCCGGGGTGATCAGCCCGGACGTGGACAGGCCGGGCCCGTAGCGCAGGCCCACCTTCACCTCGTCCGCGATCAGTACTGCCCCGGCGGCCGAGCAAAGCCGGCGCAGCTCGCGGTACCAGCCGTGCGACAGGTGCATGTGGTCCGGTGACACGACCACGGCCGCCGCCCGATCGGGTGCGGCCAGCAGTTCCTCCAGCAGGCCCAGGTCGAAGAAGAAGTCCACCACCCCGTCCGCGTTGGGCCTCAGCGGTGCCCCCGACGGGTACCACATCGGGTCGTAGCCGTGGTAGCCGGCGCTCAGCAGCAGGTGTCGCCCGGTCGCCTCGCGCACCGCCAGCGCCGCCGCCCGCACCGCCGCCGTACCGGACCGGAACAACCCCACGGCATCGCCGCCGCACAGGGTGTGCAGCCGTGTCAGCACCGCGTCGATGCGCGGGCTCCAGCCCGTGGCCGTGCCGTCCGCGCCGGTCGCGGCCCGGGCCACGGCCTCCGCAACACCCGGGTCGCCGTGTCCCAGCAGAATCGATCCCCGGGCATTGTCGAAATCAATCCAACGGAATCCGGATTCATCGGTCACATAGGCTCCGGCGGCCGAAGTGAAAACCCGGGGGCGGTCCCGCGAATCGCGCGGACAGGTGGGGAATTCGGCCAGCAGGGAAGAGTTTTCCGTCATAATTCACCTCACGGGAAAGGAAGATATTGAACGTGAATTCGGGCGGGTGCAGAGTGTTCACGCAGTCCGGGCGTGAGAAGCACCGGAAACAAGTGACCCCGAACCCTGGAGGAATGGACGTGGTGACGACCGGCATGGCGCTGCCAGCCCTGCACCGTGCTTTCGTGGACACGGCCCGGCAGGACGGGAGCGCGGCCGCCCTGCACGCCTGCTCCTGTTTCGCGGAACAACTGCTCTCCGATACCGCCGCCGCGGCGGCCCGGGCGGCCGCGGCCGGCCCGGCCACCGCCGCCGTCGAGGCCGACACGGCCGGACTGACCGATGCCGCACGTCGGTTGCGGGAGCTGTGCACCGTACTCGCCCGGGACATGGCTGCCGGCCCCTCCCAACCGGTCCGTGGCGCGGAGCGGCAGCTCACAACCGTGGAGCAGGCTCTCGCTGCAGCCACCGACGCCACCGACACGCTGTGGCGCTCCCCCTCCGCCCGGACGGACGAGGAGACCGCCGCCCTGCTGCGGCACGCCACCGACTGGAAGACCCCGGAGTGCTACGGCTACGACCTGGCCGATCCCGAACTCTCTCTGGACCAGGCCGCCGGCTGGCTCGCGGCCCGCCCCGCCGATACCCCCGTCCTGGTTGTGGGCGTCCGGACCGGCGGCTCCTACCTGGCACCCTTCTGGCAGGCCGGTGTTGAGGACGCCGGGTTGGCGGCAGGCCCCTGGCACAGCGTCCGCCCGGTGCGCGGCGCCGGAGGCATCATCCTGCCGGCCTCCGAACTCGCCGCGCTGCCGCGCGAACTGCGGCCCGGCACCACAGTGGTCCTGGTCGACGACCAGCCGGACACCGGCGCCACTGCCAGGGCCGTGCGCGACCGGCTCGCCGAACACTTCCCCGGCGTGCGGGACATCGTCCTCGCCGCGCCGGGACGGCTCCACGATCTGAACGGTCCCGCCGTGCGGGTCCTCACCGAACGGCCTGTCGTCCGCACCGGCACTTCCCGCCTGTGGCAGCTGGCCGGCGCGGGCGACACCGCCGGGCTGGTCGCCCGCGCCCGCGCCGCCGGGGTGCCGCTCGCCGTCGGCGCCGTCCACCGGATCAGGCCGTTCCGAGGCCCGTTCCTCACCGCGTACGGCACGGCCGCCGTTCCGGCGCAGGACGGCGGGGTCCACCGCATCGACCCGCACAAGCGGCCCTTCACTCTGATCGCCGACTCGGACGGCCTCCGGGGCACGGGCCGCGACGGGCATGACAGCGCCCCGGAGGCGTACCACTTCCGCTTCATCGGCACGGGCACGCACGGGCTGCACTGTCACCGCACCCTGTGCGCCCTGGGCGACCTGCTCCCGGCCGGCCACACCTTCGCCGACGGTTACCTGATCACCCGTCACGAAACCGGCTTGCGCCCGCTGCGCGAGGAGCTGCCGGCGCTCACCCCGCCGCAACAGCGCGGGGCGCTCGGCACGGTCGCCGCCTCCTGGGAAACACTGCGGCGCCTCGGCGAGCTGGGCCGTCCGGGCCGCGGCGCCGCCTACAACCCGCGGGCTCGCCTCGATGAGGCGCTGCGGCGGCTGCGCCACCGCATGGGCCGCCCGCTTCCCGTGGACGGGGCATGGACAGCCCGGCACCTGCCGGAGCGGGCACCCATGGGCGGCGTCGACGGCATCCTGTTCCGCACCCCGCTGCCGTACGGGCACGGGCACTGGCACTGGCAACTGGCTGGGGACGGGGACTGCGCGACCGGGCTCGCCGTGCGGCGGTTCGGCCTGGACTGGATCTGGGGCGGGGGTGGCTGTCTGGAGAGCGAGATCGCCTCGTTCGTCGTTGAGAACCGGCTCGACGAATCCGCTGTGAACGTGCTGGGTGAGGCGGTCGCCGCGGCCACGGGTGACGCCCGGGCCTTCGACGCCGGACTTCGGCTGGCCGGCGAGGCGCTCTACTGGAATGTCAAGACGTGGCTGCGGCGCTGTCCGGTCCTCACCGGGGTCGCCGCTGACCGTGTCGAGACCGAACTGGCCGCGCAGGCACGGTACGTCGCCGCCCTGTTCTGATCCGCGCCGGCACCCGCCGTGGCCGCTCATCGGGCTCCTGCCGGAGCGGCCGCGGCCCACACCCGCTCGGCGTGCGCCGCACGCCCGCGCCGGGCCGTCTCACCCGCACCGCCCGGCACGGCCCCGGAGCCGGGACCCTGCGCGGTGCGGCGGGCGTGCCGCAGCGTCTCGCGCACGCATTCGGCGTCGGTCTGGCTGCCGTACACGTACATGCCGCGCACCTTCTGCTCCACCACAGCGGAGATGTCGATGCCCGCGAACGGCACCAGACCCCGCTCCTCGCGCAGCGTCCGCTCGACATCGGCCAGTTCGTACTGGCCCGCGTAGGGCAGGTCCTCGTAGAACAGTGCCCGCGCGTCCCCGTCCCCGTCTCCGACCGCGGCGCGCACCGCGCCGTGCACCAGCAGGTGGTCGATGTGCCCGCCGACCGCGGCCGGGGCCAGCACCGTGTCGGCGCCCGACGCGCGCACCGCCTGCGTGATCGCCTCCTCCACGGCACCGCGCAGTTCGTCCGCCTCGGCCGGCGACGACACCTCTGCCTCGTCGTCGTAGCCGCGCAGACTGGCGTCGTCGAAACCGAGCGGACGGTAGTCCGCCAGCCCGCGCAGCCGGCAGTAGCCCAGCTCCTCCTCCCGGCGCCGGGCGCTGATCACCCGCACCCCGGCGCGCCGCAGCCGCCTGGACAGCGCCCAGCCGGAGCGGGTGAACACCGTGAGCAGCGTCGCATGCGCGGGGCGTCCCACCGCGGCCAGCAGCCCACCGCACGAGTACGCCACGTCGTCCGGGTGCGGTGACACCAGCAGCGTCCGCCCCTCACGCAGCCGCGCGGACAGGGCCCGGTCTGTTCCGTCCGTCGCCTTCCGTGTGGGTTCACCCATCGTGCTGTTCCTCCCGTCCCGTCTGCACCCGCCGGCTCCGGATGATCTCGGCGTACCGGGCGGCCACGTCACGCCAGCCCGTCGTCAGGCGCGGCTTCGCCGCCAGGGTGCGGCCCGCACCCGCAACGACCCGGTCCAGCAGAGCGTCCAGCGTCTGGGCGCGCAGTGACGCGAACCGGGGCAGATTGCCACCTTCGCCGAGGGTCGCCACCGGCACACCCAGTTGCACGGCCTCCGCCGCCGCGAAGTTGAAGGTCTCGTGGAACACCGACGGCAGCAGGAACAGCGCCGCACCGCCGAAGACCCGATCCCAGTCGGTACGAATGTCATAGGCGTCCAGCACCTCGATCTGCCGGCCCGCCCCCTGGTGCGCCCGTACCAGCTCACGCGCCTCCCGGCCCCGGCGCGACCAGGTGGCGAACATGACGCGCAGCGGCACTCCGGCCCCGGCCAGCCGGCGCAGACAGCGTTCCGCGTCAGCCGTGTCGATCTTGCCGAGTTGGAGCACCACCGGACCGGACGGGTCGTGCAGGTTCTGCGCCGGGACGTGGTCTGCGGCCCACGGGATCACCGACCGGTCCGGGAAGCAGCGTGTCCAGGGCAGGTCCAGCAGGAACACCTCGTGCATCGGCCCATCGGGGTGCGTGTCCTGCGCAGGG from the Streptomyces xinghaiensis S187 genome contains:
- a CDS encoding phosphoribosyltransferase → MDVVTTGMALPALHRAFVDTARQDGSAAALHACSCFAEQLLSDTAAAAARAAAAGPATAAVEADTAGLTDAARRLRELCTVLARDMAAGPSQPVRGAERQLTTVEQALAAATDATDTLWRSPSARTDEETAALLRHATDWKTPECYGYDLADPELSLDQAAGWLAARPADTPVLVVGVRTGGSYLAPFWQAGVEDAGLAAGPWHSVRPVRGAGGIILPASELAALPRELRPGTTVVLVDDQPDTGATARAVRDRLAEHFPGVRDIVLAAPGRLHDLNGPAVRVLTERPVVRTGTSRLWQLAGAGDTAGLVARARAAGVPLAVGAVHRIRPFRGPFLTAYGTAAVPAQDGGVHRIDPHKRPFTLIADSDGLRGTGRDGHDSAPEAYHFRFIGTGTHGLHCHRTLCALGDLLPAGHTFADGYLITRHETGLRPLREELPALTPPQQRGALGTVAASWETLRRLGELGRPGRGAAYNPRARLDEALRRLRHRMGRPLPVDGAWTARHLPERAPMGGVDGILFRTPLPYGHGHWHWQLAGDGDCATGLAVRRFGLDWIWGGGGCLESEIASFVVENRLDESAVNVLGEAVAAATGDARAFDAGLRLAGEALYWNVKTWLRRCPVLTGVAADRVETELAAQARYVAALF
- a CDS encoding aminotransferase class III-fold pyridoxal phosphate-dependent enzyme, with translation MTENSSLLAEFPTCPRDSRDRPRVFTSAAGAYVTDESGFRWIDFDNARGSILLGHGDPGVAEAVARAATGADGTATGWSPRIDAVLTRLHTLCGGDAVGLFRSGTAAVRAAALAVREATGRHLLLSAGYHGYDPMWYPSGAPLRPNADGVVDFFFDLGLLEELLAAPDRAAAVVVSPDHMHLSHGWYRELRRLCSAAGAVLIADEVKVGLRYGPGLSTSGLITPDVWVVAKGMANGHAVSAVGGPRALLRPLKEVSFTSFFEPTILAAADTVLDRVATGEPQRAVREAGDRFLRHARKALEDAALPVEIAGDGTFFQFVPASEQLEAAFYEAANAEGLLFYTGDNQSVSAAFDDAVLTDAEQRFTRVCDRLSAYAGAEPVDEAARYRVAWNVMDGLREARRDRADTDGWLARLLDD
- a CDS encoding PIG-L deacetylase family protein, with the translated sequence MGEPTRKATDGTDRALSARLREGRTLLVSPHPDDVAYSCGGLLAAVGRPAHATLLTVFTRSGWALSRRLRRAGVRVISARRREEELGYCRLRGLADYRPLGFDDASLRGYDDEAEVSSPAEADELRGAVEEAITQAVRASGADTVLAPAAVGGHIDHLLVHGAVRAAVGDGDGDARALFYEDLPYAGQYELADVERTLREERGLVPFAGIDISAVVEQKVRGMYVYGSQTDAECVRETLRHARRTAQGPGSGAVPGGAGETARRGRAAHAERVWAAAAPAGAR